The Lysobacter panacisoli genome includes a window with the following:
- a CDS encoding cytochrome c oxidase subunit 3 has product MAQAHSPDANVYFVPHSSRWPFLGSIALFTTMLGIASWFNEVSWGKPVFFFGIALMCAVLFGWFSDVVRESVRGNYNKQVDTSFRMGMIWFIFSEVMFFGAFFGALFYARQYAMPWLGGEGDGVMTNTLLWPGFSAAWPSNGPGAIGGIYQTIPAWGLPLLNTLILLTSGVTVTIAHHALKAGHRKQLLVFLGLTVLLGATFLFFQAEEYIHAYKELNLTLGSGIYGSTFFMLTGFHGAHVTLGTIMLAVIWFRCLKGHFTKDNHFAFEAVAWYWHFVDVVWLGLFLFVYVL; this is encoded by the coding sequence ATGGCCCAAGCCCACTCGCCAGACGCCAACGTCTACTTCGTGCCGCACAGCAGCCGCTGGCCGTTCCTCGGTTCCATCGCGCTGTTCACCACGATGCTCGGCATCGCCAGCTGGTTCAACGAAGTCAGCTGGGGCAAGCCGGTGTTCTTCTTCGGCATCGCGCTGATGTGCGCCGTGCTGTTCGGCTGGTTCAGCGACGTCGTGCGCGAATCGGTGCGCGGCAACTACAACAAGCAGGTCGACACCTCGTTCCGCATGGGGATGATCTGGTTCATCTTCTCCGAGGTGATGTTCTTCGGTGCGTTCTTCGGTGCGCTGTTCTACGCCCGCCAGTACGCGATGCCGTGGCTCGGCGGCGAAGGCGACGGCGTGATGACCAACACGCTGCTGTGGCCGGGCTTCTCGGCCGCGTGGCCGAGCAACGGCCCGGGCGCGATCGGTGGCATCTACCAGACCATCCCGGCCTGGGGCCTGCCGCTGCTCAACACCCTGATCCTGCTGACCTCGGGCGTGACCGTCACCATCGCGCACCACGCGCTGAAGGCCGGCCACCGCAAGCAGCTGCTGGTTTTCCTCGGCCTGACGGTGCTGCTGGGCGCGACGTTCCTGTTCTTCCAGGCCGAGGAGTACATCCACGCCTACAAGGAACTGAACCTGACGCTGGGCTCGGGCATCTACGGTTCGACCTTCTTCATGCTCACCGGCTTCCACGGCGCGCACGTCACGCTCGGCACGATCATGCTGGCGGTGATCTGGTTCCGCTGCCTGAAGGGCCACTTCACCAAGGACAACCACTTCGCATTCGAAGCGGTGGCCTGGTACTGGCACTTCGTGGACGTGGTCTGGCTGGGCCTGTTCCTGTTCGTCTACGTGCTGTAA
- a CDS encoding SURF1 family protein gives MRPIIAAAGEEIVSRRRNLIVGWTAAVLTIALFANLGLWQSRRAVEKQAMLDAAAQVMAKRTLQPLSIAADPAHARDYDWAIGRGRFDERDALLLDNQQRNGRAGVRAYRIFVPEQGAPLLVDLGWLLLPGDRHLPQIPKPEGDIELRGLLTTPPSTGLALGPALARQGEAWLMPRVDLAAIARETGMSVPLAPRVLRLDPALRIGYERDLELLPNTLPPEQHRGYAVQWFALALAVFATALILTFRKRRRP, from the coding sequence GTGCGGCCCATTATCGCAGCGGCCGGCGAGGAAATCGTGAGCCGGCGACGCAATCTCATCGTCGGTTGGACCGCTGCCGTCCTCACGATCGCGCTGTTCGCCAACCTCGGCCTGTGGCAATCGCGACGCGCGGTCGAGAAGCAGGCGATGCTCGACGCCGCCGCGCAGGTGATGGCCAAGCGCACGCTGCAGCCGCTGTCGATCGCCGCCGATCCTGCCCACGCGCGCGACTACGACTGGGCGATCGGCCGTGGTCGATTCGACGAGCGCGACGCGCTGTTGCTGGACAACCAGCAACGCAATGGCCGCGCCGGTGTGCGCGCCTATCGCATCTTCGTGCCCGAACAGGGCGCGCCGCTGCTGGTCGACCTGGGCTGGCTGCTGCTGCCCGGCGATCGCCATCTGCCGCAGATCCCGAAGCCCGAAGGCGACATCGAACTGCGCGGCCTGCTCACCACGCCGCCGTCGACCGGCCTCGCGCTCGGTCCTGCGCTCGCACGACAGGGCGAGGCGTGGCTGATGCCGCGCGTCGACCTGGCCGCGATCGCGCGCGAAACCGGCATGTCCGTACCGCTCGCACCACGCGTGCTGCGCCTGGACCCGGCGCTGCGCATCGGCTACGAGCGCGACCTGGAACTGCTGCCCAACACGCTGCCGCCAGAGCAGCACCGCGGCTACGCCGTGCAATGGTTCGCGCTTGCGCTGGCCGTGTTCGCGACCGCGTTGATCCTGACTTTCCGCAAACGCCGTCGACCATGA
- a CDS encoding twin transmembrane helix small protein — MNDSLKTLLIIAFLIVILWNLGAGLYYMLVDKGESKRTVNALTRRIALSIALILLVVLANYMGWIKFHGGP, encoded by the coding sequence ATGAACGATTCGCTGAAGACCCTGCTGATCATCGCGTTCCTGATCGTCATCCTGTGGAACCTGGGCGCCGGCCTCTATTACATGCTGGTGGACAAGGGTGAGAGCAAGCGCACCGTGAATGCGCTGACGCGCCGCATCGCGCTGTCCATCGCGCTGATCCTGCTCGTGGTCCTGGCCAACTACATGGGCTGGATCAAGTTCCACGGCGGACCATGA